One window of Corallococcus caeni genomic DNA carries:
- a CDS encoding ferredoxin--NADP reductase: MSSLMKESVLRVHHWTDTLFSFVTTRDPGFRFASGQFTMMGLEVEGRPLLRAYSMVSAHYDDHLEFLSIKVPGGPLTSRLQHLKEGDQVLVSKKATGTLVLKHLLPGKNLYMLSTGTGLAPFLSLAKDPEMYEQFDRVILTHTCRRAEELAYHDLFLHELPHNEFFGELVKQKLTYYPSVTREDFRNTGRITDLIQSEKLFKDVGLPPLNPEVDRVMLCGSPGMLADLTTMLEARGFREGTPGEAGHYVTEKAFAER, from the coding sequence GTGAGCAGTCTCATGAAGGAGTCCGTGCTGCGCGTGCATCACTGGACCGACACCCTGTTCAGCTTCGTCACCACGCGCGACCCGGGCTTCCGCTTCGCCAGTGGTCAGTTCACGATGATGGGCCTGGAGGTCGAGGGCCGGCCGCTGCTGCGCGCCTACAGCATGGTGAGCGCGCACTATGACGACCACCTCGAGTTCCTGAGCATCAAGGTGCCCGGCGGGCCGCTGACCTCCCGGCTGCAGCACCTGAAGGAAGGGGACCAGGTGCTCGTCAGCAAGAAGGCGACGGGCACGCTCGTGCTCAAGCACCTCTTGCCCGGCAAGAACCTCTACATGCTGAGCACCGGCACGGGCCTGGCGCCGTTCCTCAGCCTCGCGAAGGACCCGGAGATGTACGAGCAGTTCGACCGGGTCATCCTCACGCACACCTGCCGGCGGGCCGAGGAGCTGGCCTACCACGACCTCTTCCTCCACGAGCTGCCCCACAACGAGTTCTTCGGGGAGCTGGTGAAGCAGAAGCTCACGTACTACCCGAGCGTCACGCGCGAGGACTTCCGCAACACGGGCCGCATCACCGACCTCATCCAGAGCGAGAAGCTGTTCAAGGACGTGGGCCTGCCGCCGCTGAACCCGGAGGTGGACCGCGTGATGCTCTGTGGCAGCCCCGGCATGCTCGCGGACCTCACGACCATGCTGGAGGCGCGCGGCTTCCGGGAGGGCACCCCTGGTGAGGCCGGGCACTACGTCACCGAGAAGGCCTTCGCGGAGCGCTAG